Genomic window (Streptosporangium brasiliense):
ATGGCCCGCCTGCAGGCGCTGCTGGCCGCCCAGCCGCCGGAGCAGCAGGAGAGCGTGCGCGCCGCCATGGCCGCCGGTCTCGCCCACGTCGAGGCCAGCCAGTACGGGCGGACGCCGTCGCCCGAGGTCCAGGCCGCCTACGAGCAGGCCGACGCCGCGCTGCTGTCGATCATCCGCTCGATGATCGGCCTCGACAGGGCGGCCTGGCTGGCCAGCGCCGCCGCGCCGATGCCGCTGGAGGTCCAGCGCTTCTTCGCCGGCCTCGGCATGCGCGTGATCGACGTGTACGGCATGACCGAGACGACGGGCGCCTTCACCGCCAACGCCCCCGACCGCTTCAAGCTCGGCACGGTCGGCCAGGCCGGTCCGGGCGTCGAGGTCCGCATCGCCGAGGACGGGGAGATCGTCACCCGCAGCCCCGCCAACGCCCACGGCTACCTGAACAGGCCCGAGGCGACCGCCGAGCTGCTGGACGAGGACGGCTGGCTGCACACCGGCGACGTGGGCTCGATCGACGAGGACGGCTTCGTGCGCATCGTCGACCGGAAGAAGGAGCTCATCATCACCTCCGGCGGCGAGAACATCTCACCGGCCAACATCGAGAACTACCTCAAGGAGCACCCCCTCATCGGGCAGGCCCTCGCCTACGGCGACGGCAGGCCGTACCCGGTGGCGGTCCTCACCCTCGACGGCGAGGTCGCCCCCGGCTGGGCGCAGGGGCGCGGCATCGAGTTCGGCACCCTGGCCGAGCTCGCCGAGCACCCCGACGTCCTCAAGACCGTCGAGGACGCGGTCGCCGAGGCCAACGGGAAACTCGCCCGCGTCCAGCAGGTCAAGCGCTGGCGGCTGCTGCCGGTGGAGTGGACGGCCGAGACCCAGGAGCTCACCCCGAGCCTGAAACTCAAGCGCCGGATCATCCACGCCAAGTACGCCGAGGTGATCGACGGCATGTACGAGGACTGAATCCGCGGCACGGCCGGCGAGGGCGCCCGCCCCCGCCCCGCCCAGCCGGCGGGCGGGGCGGGCGGCGCTTTGCCCAATCAGCCGTGTGTCGTCTCCTCGGTCATTACCGGGCCTTTCCTAGCGTCCTGTCCATGACCATGAGAGTCCTTCTTCCAATCCTGGCGGCGGGGGCCGGCGCCGTGCCGTCGGGGGCCGTCGTCCCGCCGGCGTGGGCCGAGCCGCCCGCCGCCGTGGATCTGGCGATCCACTCCATCACCCTGACCCCCGGGGCCCCCGTGGTCGGGCCGTCGGACACGGTGCGCCTGGTGATCGAGGTGGTGGCCCGCGGGGTCGCGAGCCCGGACGGGGTGACGGTCCGCGTCGAACCGGGCGCGCCGCCCGAGCCGGGGACGGACGCTCCCGCCGACGCCGAGTCCGGTCCGGCACCACAGACCGTCCGGATCCCCGTGCCGGACGCCCCGCCGTACGTCCCCCCTCCGCAGGAGGTCGGGCCGGCGCCCGCCGTGCTCGATCTCGTCGTCCCGGGCCACGCCGCCCGGGGCCGGCGGACCGGGCCGGCGGCGGGGCCCGCCGGGCGGGCCGGGACGGAGTGGGAGACCTGGCGGTTCCGGCC
Coding sequences:
- a CDS encoding AMP-dependent synthetase/ligase encodes the protein MAGVLEERAAIEREIAGRTVCAQLREAAEHNPDAPAYSDPAGEGWTTLTYAEARQRVLEIAAGFAALGLRPGEAVALMMVNRSEHVLADLGAVHAGGMSCSVYSTFAPDQVAFVAGDVGARIVVLGGPAELARWEPVLEALPEIGKVIMLEGAPSGDRFLSWDDFLALGRERLAADPAAVDARWRAVTADDVLTVLYTSGTTGNPKGVPLTHANVFFEVVATSRMVELPDRGTQISYLTYAHIAERVLSLYLPLFKISHTHFCTDIAQLGAVLGQVKPVLFFGVPRVWEKMMARLQALLAAQPPEQQESVRAAMAAGLAHVEASQYGRTPSPEVQAAYEQADAALLSIIRSMIGLDRAAWLASAAAPMPLEVQRFFAGLGMRVIDVYGMTETTGAFTANAPDRFKLGTVGQAGPGVEVRIAEDGEIVTRSPANAHGYLNRPEATAELLDEDGWLHTGDVGSIDEDGFVRIVDRKKELIITSGGENISPANIENYLKEHPLIGQALAYGDGRPYPVAVLTLDGEVAPGWAQGRGIEFGTLAELAEHPDVLKTVEDAVAEANGKLARVQQVKRWRLLPVEWTAETQELTPSLKLKRRIIHAKYAEVIDGMYED